In a genomic window of Shouchella clausii:
- the fliM gene encoding flagellar motor switch protein FliM produces the protein MADVLSQGEIDALLSALTTGEMDAEELLKLESEKKVRVYDFKRALRFSKDQIRNLSRIHENYARLLTTNLSAKLRSLVQIQVASVEQVPYEEYVRSIPTMTFLNVIEPIPLNGRVLIEINPNIAYAMFDRVLGGHGMSFNKIDNLTEIETKILSGLFESMLASFAEAWTTVIEMEPITENIEVNPHFLQLVSPNETVVVISLSTSIANTTGLMTICLPHVVLEEILPKLTSHHWFQEQRGALSTEDKALLNKQVRQTTLEVAVELGRSTITIEEFLRLAKGDVVALNQLIDEPLDVLVGGEKKFSGQPGVKRDRMALQVTDVLGGTDDE, from the coding sequence ATGGCTGATGTGCTGTCTCAAGGTGAGATTGATGCGCTCCTTTCTGCTTTGACGACTGGAGAAATGGATGCCGAAGAGTTATTAAAACTAGAGTCAGAGAAGAAAGTTCGGGTTTATGATTTTAAACGAGCGCTACGCTTTTCAAAAGACCAAATTCGGAACTTATCCCGCATCCATGAAAATTACGCGCGGTTGTTGACAACCAATTTATCGGCCAAGCTCCGTTCGCTTGTGCAAATCCAAGTAGCCTCTGTCGAACAGGTTCCATACGAAGAGTATGTCCGCAGCATACCGACAATGACATTTTTGAACGTGATTGAGCCTATACCATTAAATGGACGGGTCTTAATTGAAATTAATCCTAATATCGCCTACGCCATGTTTGACCGTGTACTTGGCGGACATGGGATGAGCTTTAATAAAATTGATAATTTGACAGAAATTGAGACGAAAATTTTATCAGGGCTATTTGAATCGATGCTGGCAAGTTTCGCTGAAGCTTGGACGACTGTAATTGAAATGGAGCCGATCACCGAAAACATTGAAGTGAATCCCCATTTTTTGCAGCTCGTGTCACCGAACGAAACGGTTGTTGTCATTTCGCTGTCAACAAGCATTGCCAATACGACAGGGCTCATGACGATCTGTTTGCCCCATGTCGTATTAGAAGAAATATTGCCGAAATTAACGAGCCACCATTGGTTTCAAGAACAGCGCGGTGCCCTTTCGACAGAAGATAAAGCATTGTTAAACAAACAAGTCCGGCAAACGACGCTTGAAGTTGCCGTCGAACTTGGACGTTCAACGATTACGATTGAAGAATTTCTTCGCCTTGCTAAAGGGGATGTCGTTGCTTTAAACCAGCTAATTGATGAACCACTTGATGTGCTCGTAGGCGGTGAAAAGAAATTTAGCGGCCAGCCAGGAGTAAAGAGAGACCGGATGGCTTTGCAAGTGACTGACGTATTAGGAGGAACGGATGATGAATGA
- the fliY gene encoding flagellar motor switch phosphatase FliY, whose protein sequence is MNDKPLSQEEINELLKGLQDGEAPEEAGQQEVHEGESQPEETQTEPPDINEFLTPMEQDTIGEIGNISFGSSATALSALLNQKVEITTPVVSAVSSDMLRQLFPRPNVIVHVKYTEGFEGSNLFVITTDDAAIIADLMLGGNGENPDPELSEMHLSAVQEAMNQMMGSASTSMSTLFNRRVDISPPKVEVIEFDEQSRTEYVPDGEDLIAISFSLRVGDLIDSKLMQLISVPFSKDYANALLGGGATEEAPVQEAQPLPEPAPSIGGHGDGTSAGRVNQHIGQRVKDAEQVVEKAVFSNFETTKPDEAEMQNLDMLLDIPLEVKVELGRTKKTIREILSIAQGSIIELDKLAGEPVDVLINDKLIAKGEVVVIDENFGVRITDIVSKKDRLTHLR, encoded by the coding sequence ATGAATGACAAGCCGCTTTCCCAGGAAGAAATAAACGAATTGTTAAAGGGGCTCCAGGATGGCGAAGCTCCCGAAGAGGCTGGGCAACAGGAAGTCCATGAAGGCGAATCCCAGCCAGAAGAAACACAGACGGAGCCCCCGGATATTAACGAGTTTTTAACTCCCATGGAGCAAGACACGATCGGCGAAATCGGCAATATTTCCTTTGGTAGTTCGGCGACTGCGTTATCAGCACTGTTGAATCAAAAAGTCGAAATTACGACACCGGTTGTATCGGCAGTCAGCTCAGACATGTTGCGCCAGCTTTTTCCACGGCCGAACGTCATTGTCCATGTCAAATACACAGAGGGATTCGAAGGCTCGAACTTATTTGTGATTACGACTGATGACGCAGCGATCATTGCAGATCTCATGCTTGGAGGAAATGGGGAAAACCCTGACCCAGAATTGTCGGAGATGCATTTAAGTGCAGTCCAAGAAGCGATGAACCAAATGATGGGCTCTGCCTCAACGTCGATGTCGACGTTATTCAATCGTCGTGTCGACATTTCGCCGCCTAAAGTGGAAGTGATCGAATTTGATGAACAGTCGCGGACGGAGTATGTTCCCGATGGTGAAGATTTGATTGCGATTTCGTTTTCTCTTCGCGTTGGCGATCTGATTGATTCAAAGTTAATGCAACTTATTAGCGTTCCTTTCAGCAAAGATTACGCAAACGCCTTGCTTGGCGGTGGCGCCACCGAAGAAGCGCCAGTGCAAGAGGCACAACCGTTGCCTGAACCTGCTCCGTCCATTGGCGGGCATGGAGATGGCACAAGTGCTGGGCGAGTGAACCAGCATATTGGCCAAAGGGTAAAAGACGCTGAGCAAGTCGTGGAAAAAGCGGTGTTCTCTAATTTTGAGACAACAAAGCCAGACGAAGCAGAAATGCAAAACTTAGACATGCTCTTAGACATACCGCTGGAAGTTAAAGTGGAATTGGGACGTACGAAAAAAACGATCCGTGAAATTTTGTCGATTGCGCAAGGATCGATTATTGAACTTGATAAGTTGGCAGGTGAGCCGGTCGATGTGCTTATCAATGACAAGTTGATTGCCAAAGGCGAAGTGGTCGTAATTGACGAAAACTTTGGCGTGCGGATTACAGACATTGTTAGCAAAAAAGACCGTCTTACCCACTTGCGTTAA
- a CDS encoding response regulator produces MSKKVLVVDDAAFMRMMLKDILTKNGYNVVGEANDGNQAVEKYKELSPDLVTMDITMPEKDGISALKEIKQYDPSAKVIMCSAMGQQAMVIDAIQEGAKDFIVKPFQADRVIDAISKTLS; encoded by the coding sequence ATGTCAAAAAAAGTATTGGTTGTTGATGATGCAGCATTTATGCGCATGATGCTTAAAGACATTTTAACAAAGAACGGTTATAACGTAGTTGGAGAAGCCAATGATGGCAACCAAGCAGTTGAAAAATATAAGGAACTATCCCCTGACTTAGTGACGATGGATATTACGATGCCGGAAAAAGACGGAATTTCGGCGCTGAAAGAGATTAAACAGTATGATCCGAGTGCCAAAGTGATTATGTGCTCGGCGATGGGCCAACAAGCAATGGTCATTGACGCGATCCAAGAAGGCGCAAAAGATTTTATCGTAAAACCATTTCAGGCGGATCGAGTGATCGATGCGATTTCTAAAACGCTTAGTTAA
- a CDS encoding flagellar biosynthetic protein FliO yields MRFLKRLVNVSSIIALALLLVGLAGFSPAEAKDCSVNDVLENGECDEELANEEVKEAEAEAEALMEPPWLSFVKMIAALLVVIALLYGLLRFVNKRAKTFQETKALHLVSGVSLGQNKSVQLVKVGETLLVVGVGDQVQLLKEITDPDEITAILAKQQAGDEEPFLGHALGTMKAAFSKKAGTAPPTFQHILRDKLAASKQELQDTRQAFIEKRKDR; encoded by the coding sequence ATGCGATTTCTAAAACGCTTAGTTAACGTTTCGTCTATCATTGCGCTGGCCCTGCTACTCGTTGGTTTAGCAGGGTTCAGCCCCGCTGAAGCAAAGGACTGTAGCGTCAATGACGTGCTCGAGAACGGCGAATGCGATGAGGAACTGGCCAATGAAGAAGTGAAAGAAGCCGAAGCTGAGGCGGAAGCGCTCATGGAGCCGCCTTGGCTCAGCTTTGTCAAGATGATCGCGGCGCTTCTTGTTGTCATAGCTCTGTTATATGGGCTGTTGCGCTTTGTGAACAAACGGGCGAAAACATTTCAAGAAACAAAGGCGCTTCATCTCGTCTCTGGCGTTTCTCTTGGCCAAAACAAATCCGTTCAGTTGGTTAAAGTCGGGGAAACATTATTGGTTGTGGGCGTCGGTGATCAAGTGCAATTGCTAAAAGAAATTACCGATCCAGACGAAATAACGGCCATTCTCGCCAAACAGCAAGCTGGGGATGAGGAACCGTTTCTCGGTCATGCTTTAGGAACCATGAAAGCGGCGTTCTCGAAAAAAGCAGGCACTGCACCACCGACGTTCCAACACATTTTAAGGGACAAGCTTGCGGCTTCCAAGCAAGAACTGCAAGACACACGCCAGGCATTTATAGAAAAGAGGAAGGACCGATGA